A window of Nitrosopumilus sp. b3 contains these coding sequences:
- a CDS encoding DNA-directed RNA polymerase subunit A': MSLQAIKSIDGIRFSVWSPTEVRKYSVAEITAPETYDEDGMPVQGGLMDGRLGTLEPGQKCLTCGNTAARCPGHFGHIELAEPILHIAFIDNIYKLLQSTCRSCARLKVPQEDLNEFKKIKDKHAAYTVISQKRIPEQIIEKAKKAKECPHCGKTQYELVFTKPTIFVEKTEIGEHRLLPITIRERFSQILDDDLQLLSYDPITARPEWFILQALPVPPVTVRPSIILETGIRSEDDLTHKMVDIIRVNQRLKESKEAGTPPLIVQDLVDLLQYHSTTYFDNEVSGIPQAHHRSGRPLKTLTQRLKGKEGRFRGSLSGKRVDFSSRTVISPDPNLDLSEVGVPEQVAMKLTIPEIVTEWNIERMRKLVINGPEKFPGVNYIVRPDGVKIRLDFVEDRSTIAETLEIGYLIERHLADGDIVMFNRQPSLHQMSIMAHYVRVLPGKTFRLHPSVCPPYNADFDGDEMNLHVPQSEEARAEAILLMRVQDQLISPRYGGPIIGALRDFVTGAYLLTKDGTTLSVQEFSNLAMLGGYKDALPKPATKTKDGPAYTGKQLFSLFLPKDFNYVLTSKWSKGTNGAAKDVVIKKGELISGVIDKTSIGAEEPESVLHRITKDYGNAVGKNFLNSILIMVKQFITSYGFSYGFGDLEVPEKEKQQILDDIQGTYDIVSDLTHQYEKGTLKLTRGMRAEEALEAYIVNELGKARDKAGSTANNSLDDANAGKIMATTGARGSSLNVGQMAGALGQQSRRGNRMNDGYHNRALTHFQEHDNNPDAHGFVKSNYREGLSALEFFFHAMGGREGLVDTAVRTQQSGYMQRRLINALEHIRLEYDGTVRDPHGHIVQFLYGEDGIDVAKSDHGEAFNASRLAESQTMIDSGKKATKDEIDTIIKKYTKTFNPRLTSLVSEALHESTLSKDGVEAVCKKGLSLYNKAKVEPGQAVGIITAQSIGEPGTQMTLRTFHFAGIKERNVTLGLPRLIELVDARKKPVTPTMDIYLDNESKKSREKAIEVARNVLQTKISALIANSETDYSTEIKLILSENRLKERGCSIAEVEASLASNKKFKMETVGELITLKLVEESDTATVIAIRNKVLNTTVKGVPDVERVTLVQKDDEWVIQTTGSNIAKVLEVKGIDKTNVRTNNVFEIAGTLGIEAARNALIDELNHTLGDQGLEVDNRYIMLVSDLMCSRGYMQQIGRHGIAGTKDSVLARAAFEITVPTIAHAALGGEVEQLKGITENVIVGSNIPIGSGTVDLYMQVSKKK; encoded by the coding sequence ATGTCACTTCAAGCAATCAAATCAATTGATGGAATTCGTTTTTCAGTATGGTCTCCAACTGAAGTTAGAAAATATTCAGTTGCAGAAATAACTGCACCTGAAACATATGATGAAGATGGGATGCCAGTTCAGGGAGGTCTTATGGATGGACGACTTGGAACTCTTGAACCTGGACAAAAATGTCTAACCTGTGGAAATACCGCTGCTAGATGTCCCGGACATTTTGGACACATTGAACTTGCAGAACCAATTTTGCATATTGCATTTATTGATAATATTTACAAACTATTACAATCAACCTGTCGCTCATGTGCAAGACTCAAAGTCCCACAAGAAGATTTGAATGAATTCAAAAAAATCAAAGACAAGCATGCTGCATATACTGTAATTTCTCAAAAACGTATTCCTGAACAAATTATAGAAAAAGCAAAGAAAGCAAAAGAATGTCCACACTGTGGAAAGACCCAGTATGAACTAGTCTTTACAAAACCAACTATCTTTGTTGAGAAAACAGAGATTGGTGAACATAGATTACTTCCAATTACAATCCGAGAAAGATTTTCACAAATTCTTGATGATGACTTGCAACTTTTATCCTATGATCCTATTACTGCTAGACCTGAGTGGTTTATTCTTCAGGCATTACCTGTGCCACCAGTAACTGTAAGACCATCAATAATTCTTGAGACCGGAATTAGATCTGAGGATGACTTAACACACAAAATGGTAGATATCATCAGAGTTAATCAAAGACTAAAAGAAAGTAAAGAGGCAGGAACACCTCCACTCATCGTACAAGACCTAGTTGACCTATTACAGTATCACTCTACAACATACTTTGATAATGAAGTTTCAGGAATTCCACAAGCTCATCATCGTTCTGGACGTCCACTCAAAACACTAACTCAAAGACTAAAAGGAAAAGAGGGACGATTTAGAGGTTCACTGTCTGGAAAGAGAGTTGACTTTTCAAGCAGAACTGTAATTTCACCTGATCCTAACTTGGATTTGTCTGAAGTTGGAGTTCCAGAACAAGTAGCCATGAAACTAACAATTCCTGAAATTGTTACTGAATGGAACATTGAGAGAATGCGAAAACTCGTTATTAATGGACCTGAAAAATTCCCAGGTGTTAATTATATTGTTAGACCTGATGGTGTAAAGATTCGATTAGATTTTGTTGAAGACCGTTCTACTATTGCAGAAACACTTGAGATTGGTTATCTAATTGAAAGACATCTTGCAGATGGGGATATTGTCATGTTTAACAGACAACCTTCACTTCACCAGATGTCTATCATGGCTCATTATGTAAGGGTACTTCCTGGTAAGACTTTCAGATTGCATCCTTCTGTATGTCCTCCATACAACGCAGACTTTGATGGTGATGAGATGAATCTTCACGTTCCTCAAAGTGAAGAAGCACGAGCAGAAGCAATCCTTTTGATGAGAGTTCAAGATCAATTAATTTCTCCTAGATATGGTGGACCAATCATTGGTGCACTGAGAGACTTTGTTACTGGTGCATATCTTCTAACAAAAGACGGAACAACTCTATCTGTTCAAGAATTTTCAAATCTAGCAATGCTAGGTGGTTACAAAGACGCACTTCCTAAACCTGCTACTAAAACTAAAGATGGACCTGCATATACTGGAAAACAACTATTTTCACTATTCCTTCCAAAAGACTTCAACTATGTACTTACTTCAAAATGGTCAAAGGGAACAAATGGTGCCGCAAAAGATGTTGTAATTAAAAAAGGTGAACTCATCAGTGGTGTCATTGATAAAACATCAATTGGTGCAGAAGAACCAGAAAGTGTCTTACACAGAATTACAAAAGACTATGGAAATGCAGTTGGAAAGAATTTCTTAAACTCTATTCTAATCATGGTAAAACAATTCATCACAAGTTATGGTTTCAGTTATGGGTTTGGTGATCTTGAAGTGCCAGAAAAAGAAAAACAACAGATTCTAGATGATATTCAAGGAACTTATGATATTGTATCTGATTTAACCCATCAATATGAAAAAGGAACTCTGAAACTCACAAGGGGAATGAGAGCAGAAGAGGCACTTGAAGCATACATCGTAAATGAATTGGGTAAAGCAAGAGACAAAGCTGGTTCTACTGCAAATAACTCCCTTGATGATGCTAATGCTGGAAAAATTATGGCAACAACAGGCGCTAGAGGTTCATCACTGAACGTAGGTCAGATGGCAGGTGCATTAGGACAACAGTCAAGAAGAGGAAATAGAATGAATGATGGTTATCATAATCGAGCATTGACACACTTCCAAGAACATGATAATAATCCAGACGCACATGGATTTGTAAAATCCAATTATAGGGAAGGTCTCTCTGCATTAGAATTCTTTTTCCACGCTATGGGTGGTCGTGAAGGACTTGTAGATACTGCAGTTAGAACACAACAAAGTGGTTACATGCAACGTAGATTGATCAACGCATTAGAACACATTAGACTAGAATACGATGGAACAGTAAGAGATCCACACGGACACATCGTACAATTCCTTTACGGTGAAGATGGAATTGATGTTGCAAAAAGTGATCATGGTGAAGCATTCAACGCTAGTAGGTTAGCTGAATCTCAAACCATGATTGATTCTGGTAAAAAGGCAACAAAAGATGAGATTGATACTATTATTAAAAAATACACAAAGACATTCAATCCAAGACTTACATCACTTGTTTCAGAAGCCTTGCATGAATCCACACTAAGTAAAGACGGTGTAGAAGCAGTTTGTAAGAAAGGATTATCATTATACAACAAAGCCAAGGTAGAACCTGGTCAAGCAGTAGGAATCATTACTGCCCAATCAATTGGTGAGCCTGGTACTCAGATGACTTTGAGAACATTCCACTTTGCAGGAATTAAAGAAAGAAATGTTACCTTGGGTCTTCCAAGATTAATTGAACTAGTTGATGCAAGAAAGAAACCAGTTACTCCAACTATGGATATCTATCTTGACAACGAATCAAAGAAATCTCGAGAAAAGGCAATCGAAGTTGCAAGAAATGTATTACAAACCAAAATCAGTGCATTAATTGCAAACAGTGAAACTGATTATTCTACTGAAATCAAATTAATCCTTAGTGAAAATAGACTAAAGGAGAGAGGATGCTCAATTGCTGAAGTTGAAGCATCACTTGCATCAAACAAGAAATTCAAAATGGAGACTGTTGGTGAACTAATCACTCTCAAACTTGTTGAAGAGTCTGACACTGCTACAGTAATTGCAATTAGAAATAAAGTTCTAAACACTACCGTAAAGGGAGTTCCAGATGTTGAACGTGTGACCCTAGTTCAAAAAGATGATGAATGGGTTATTCAAACAACCGGTTCAAACATTGCCAAAGTTCTTGAAGTAAAGGGTATTGACAAAACAAATGTCAGAACAAACAATGTCTTTGAAATTGCAGGCACTCTAGGAATTGAGGCTGCAAGAAATGCATTGATTGATGAACTCAATCATACTCTAGGAGACCAAGGATTAGAGGTAGATAATAGGTATATTATGCTAGTGTCTGATTTGATGTGCTCAAGAGGATACATGCAACAAATTGGTAGACACGGAATTGCCGGTACTAAAGATAGTGTTCTTGCAAGAGCTGCATTCGAAATTACAGTTCCAACCATTGCTCATGCAGCACTTGGAGGAGAAGTGGAACAACTCAAAGGCATCACTGAAAATGTAATTGTCGGTAGTAACATTCCAATTGGAAGTGGAACTGTTGACTTGTACATGCAAGTAAGCAAGAAGAAATAA
- a CDS encoding LSM domain-containing protein: protein MADEITNLMNNSKDKLVLLRLRNTRTIQGILKDFDIHMNLTLEDAEDVTEEKHEKIGKTLLRGDNILLVSLPEDES from the coding sequence ATGGCCGATGAAATTACAAATCTAATGAATAACAGCAAAGATAAGCTTGTCTTACTTCGATTAAGAAATACCCGGACCATTCAGGGGATTCTAAAAGACTTTGATATTCACATGAATTTGACATTAGAGGATGCTGAGGATGTGACTGAAGAAAAGCATGAAAAGATTGGCAAGACCCTATTACGTGGAGATAATATTTTACTAGTCTCTCTTCCTGAAGACGAATCTTAA
- a CDS encoding tetratricopeptide repeat protein, translated as MLTVLSPLVISEVFAETFLVSTDKQSYNIGDSLTVSGEILDFGMPVIAMSIYDPDGKILSANNLEISSEKTFTKTIPLDSPFYEKIGEYRIKLDYGQISENHYFTIGDSESEKTAQIIEEPEIFLLYTDKNQYADNDVIYITGIVSSLGSPTSLIGVYDPFGMPAGFYFGTINSDLEFSTSFLVKDGVNFRTEGTYSIKAHYGESEAISFFDYFKEPQIVTEETIEETIEETIEETIEETIEETIEETIEETIEETIDNSNSITVSAIKETVQTIKPKSDMTPEIKKTIQEKIIPTEIKKQTNLTVEDIELGLILNQINLECDKSVFTDTISYYDGMGPALYRLCDFDGSLTFFNESLSDNPNDVEILVNKGSALGKLGYFTEAIVYYDHAIKINPEFLPAKNNKANALANLKDYDNAISIYEEILKKNPNYISARKNLEIASSLNAPIVTLVDEPIQPIIKKIDYSESDSPKVSSTTNHEKENTISFFDEIGLVFSSLGSVFNFLN; from the coding sequence GTGTTAACCGTATTATCTCCTTTAGTAATATCTGAAGTATTTGCAGAAACATTTCTTGTAAGTACCGACAAACAATCCTATAACATCGGTGATTCTCTGACTGTTTCAGGTGAAATTCTTGATTTTGGTATGCCCGTAATTGCCATGAGCATCTATGATCCTGATGGAAAAATATTGTCTGCCAACAATTTGGAAATTTCGTCTGAAAAAACATTCACAAAGACCATCCCACTTGACTCTCCATTTTATGAAAAAATTGGGGAATACAGAATAAAACTAGACTATGGACAAATCTCTGAGAATCATTATTTTACAATAGGGGATTCGGAATCTGAAAAAACTGCTCAGATTATTGAGGAACCTGAAATTTTTCTTCTTTACACTGACAAAAATCAATATGCTGATAATGATGTAATTTACATCACCGGTATTGTTTCTTCATTGGGTTCTCCCACTTCGTTAATCGGAGTTTATGATCCGTTTGGAATGCCTGCAGGCTTTTATTTTGGAACAATAAACTCTGATTTGGAATTCTCAACAAGCTTTCTTGTAAAAGATGGTGTTAATTTTAGAACCGAAGGAACTTATTCAATTAAAGCTCACTATGGAGAATCTGAAGCCATATCCTTTTTTGATTATTTCAAAGAACCTCAAATTGTAACTGAAGAAACAATTGAAGAAACAATTGAAGAAACAATTGAAGAAACAATTGAAGAAACAATTGAAGAAACAATTGAAGAAACAATTGAAGAAACAATTGAAGAAACAATTGATAACTCGAATTCTATTACAGTATCTGCAATTAAAGAAACTGTTCAAACCATCAAACCAAAATCTGATATGACTCCTGAAATAAAAAAAACTATTCAAGAAAAAATTATTCCAACTGAAATAAAAAAACAAACAAATCTTACTGTTGAAGATATTGAGTTAGGCCTAATTCTAAATCAAATAAATCTGGAATGTGACAAAAGTGTGTTTACTGATACCATATCATATTATGATGGAATGGGACCTGCATTGTACAGATTATGTGATTTTGATGGTTCTTTGACATTTTTTAACGAGTCTCTATCTGATAATCCAAACGATGTTGAAATTCTAGTAAACAAAGGATCTGCCTTGGGAAAATTAGGATATTTTACTGAGGCCATAGTCTATTATGATCATGCAATCAAAATCAATCCTGAATTTTTACCTGCTAAAAATAACAAAGCAAATGCCCTTGCAAATTTGAAAGATTATGATAATGCTATTTCTATTTATGAAGAAATTTTAAAGAAAAATCCCAACTATATTTCTGCTAGAAAAAATCTTGAAATTGCATCATCCTTGAATGCTCCTATTGTAACTTTAGTAGATGAGCCAATACAACCAATTATCAAAAAAATAGATTACTCTGAATCAGATTCACCAAAAGTTTCTAGTACTACAAATCATGAAAAAGAAAATACGATTTCTTTTTTTGATGAAATTGGTTTAGTGTTTTCTTCTTTGGGTTCAGTGTTTAATTTTCTGAACTAA
- a CDS encoding ribosomal L7Ae/L30e/S12e/Gadd45 family protein — MSKLLEKSLKDARKEDQLTFGTKQVLNSLKNSKLIVLSQSVSKEMVEKIESDAKKEKVPLVNFQGTSVALGRLCGLQFRISTISFTSITDANIKSILKDTEAEEKND, encoded by the coding sequence ATGAGTAAACTACTTGAAAAATCATTAAAGGATGCCCGAAAAGAAGATCAACTAACTTTCGGTACAAAACAAGTTTTAAACTCTTTAAAAAATTCCAAGCTAATTGTATTATCTCAATCAGTGAGTAAAGAAATGGTTGAGAAAATTGAGTCAGATGCAAAAAAAGAAAAAGTACCTCTAGTCAACTTTCAAGGGACTTCAGTCGCACTAGGAAGATTGTGCGGCTTGCAATTTAGAATTTCAACAATTTCATTCACATCAATAACAGATGCAAACATAAAATCAATTTTAAAAGATACAGAAGCTGAGGAAAAAAATGATTAG
- a CDS encoding NusA-like transcription termination signal-binding factor, with the protein MTQSIKLSTDQMRMMSLFQNVTGATARDCVEDEKQDRVIFVVNTGKMGLAIGKGGVHIKSLQNIVKRNVELVEYDEDPAKFLSSLLNSKLISEVKINTRADGTKQAIVMVDPRKKGIVVGREGRNAEKARLLAKRYFDITSVLINSPERATMEM; encoded by the coding sequence ATGACACAGTCAATTAAACTCTCAACAGATCAAATGCGTATGATGTCACTTTTCCAAAATGTAACTGGTGCAACTGCACGCGATTGTGTTGAAGATGAAAAGCAAGATAGAGTAATTTTTGTAGTTAATACTGGTAAAATGGGATTGGCAATTGGCAAAGGTGGTGTTCATATCAAATCATTACAAAATATTGTTAAAAGAAATGTGGAATTAGTAGAATATGATGAGGATCCTGCAAAATTCTTGTCTTCTTTGCTAAATTCAAAACTAATTTCTGAAGTAAAAATAAATACACGAGCAGATGGGACAAAACAGGCAATTGTTATGGTAGACCCAAGAAAGAAAGGAATCGTAGTTGGAAGAGAAGGCAGAAATGCTGAGAAAGCAAGACTACTTGCAAAACGATATTTTGATATTACCAGCGTACTGATTAACAGTCCTGAACGTGCTACTATGGAGATGTAA
- a CDS encoding 30S ribosomal protein S12, with translation MRKSPLGLFAGRVLTTKKKKQRWAISTYKRRKLGIDKKADPLGGAPQGRGIVLEKVGIAAKQPNSAIRKCVRVQLIKNGKTVTAFLPRDGAMNFIDEHDEVHIQGMGATQGGAMGDIPGVRFKVFKVNGTSLHELVIGKKEKPRR, from the coding sequence ATGAGAAAATCACCACTTGGATTATTTGCTGGCAGAGTTTTAACTACTAAAAAGAAAAAACAGAGATGGGCAATCTCAACATACAAGAGAAGAAAGCTTGGAATTGATAAAAAAGCCGATCCACTTGGAGGAGCTCCACAAGGACGCGGCATAGTTTTAGAAAAAGTAGGAATTGCTGCAAAACAGCCAAACTCTGCTATTAGAAAATGTGTTAGAGTTCAATTAATTAAAAATGGTAAAACAGTTACTGCATTCTTACCAAGAGACGGTGCAATGAACTTTATTGATGAACACGACGAAGTCCACATTCAAGGAATGGGTGCAACACAAGGTGGTGCAATGGGAGATATTCCTGGTGTTAGATTCAAAGTTTTCAAAGTTAACGGTACATCACTTCATGAACTAGTAATAGGAAAGAAAGAGAAACCAAGGAGATAG
- a CDS encoding 30S ribosomal protein S7, with protein MAQTKNLLLFRKWDLSDIEIKDPGLKTAISLRKQILPYTYGRSALKRFNKADVNIVERLINKTMHFGKKYAKNTGRMTGKKTKLLNTVKTSFDIIALKTGQNPVEVLVRAIEFSAPNEDTTRIVYGGTVYHVSVDVAPIRRVDLALKFIADAIKEATFSNPKPIEEHMAEQIMLAAVNDPNAPSVKKKNELERIAQASR; from the coding sequence ATGGCACAAACTAAAAACTTGTTATTATTTAGAAAATGGGATTTATCTGATATTGAAATCAAAGATCCCGGACTAAAAACTGCCATCTCTTTGAGAAAGCAAATTTTACCTTACACATATGGTCGCTCTGCATTAAAGCGATTCAATAAAGCAGATGTTAACATTGTTGAGAGATTAATCAACAAAACAATGCACTTTGGAAAGAAATATGCAAAGAACACTGGAAGAATGACTGGAAAGAAAACCAAACTTCTAAACACTGTAAAAACTTCTTTTGATATTATTGCACTAAAAACTGGACAAAACCCAGTTGAAGTACTAGTTCGAGCAATTGAATTTTCTGCACCAAACGAAGACACTACAAGAATCGTTTATGGTGGTACTGTTTATCACGTATCAGTTGATGTTGCACCAATCAGAAGAGTTGACTTGGCACTAAAATTCATAGCTGATGCAATCAAAGAGGCAACATTTTCCAATCCAAAACCCATTGAAGAACATATGGCAGAGCAAATAATGCTAGCCGCAGTAAATGATCCAAATGCTCCTTCTGTAAAGAAGAAAAATGAACTAGAAAGAATAGCACAAGCATCAAGATAG
- a CDS encoding YkgJ family cysteine cluster protein, translating into MSQNEIEESLNLLEKDWDVDPILRKFMLGKITDVSDYPVKVKDVVFHVPYLNSEKKFILWKCFWPDCHNCCDRQGRLPLTSDDLIIIGKGLKYQKPSDFIKNETLTVTYQEPGPSGQLTTMTTINLKRKKDETASDDGTHISCRFLDEKGGCSMHPDRPGVCYLYPFSSWLENEKGIARVHATYQFTGDCPGFYLADTLDPMKDEFKDYSKTIYDYNMASNRTNREGFGSVSFS; encoded by the coding sequence TTGTCTCAAAACGAAATTGAAGAATCATTAAACTTGTTAGAAAAAGATTGGGATGTTGATCCAATTTTACGTAAATTCATGCTTGGTAAAATTACTGATGTGTCTGACTATCCAGTCAAAGTTAAAGATGTGGTATTTCATGTACCTTATCTTAATTCTGAAAAAAAATTCATTCTATGGAAGTGCTTTTGGCCTGACTGCCACAACTGCTGTGATAGACAAGGAAGACTTCCACTTACTTCTGATGATTTGATAATTATTGGAAAAGGCTTGAAATATCAAAAACCTTCTGATTTTATAAAAAATGAAACTCTTACTGTAACGTATCAGGAACCAGGACCCTCAGGACAACTAACTACAATGACTACCATTAATCTGAAAAGAAAAAAAGATGAGACAGCATCTGATGATGGAACGCACATCTCTTGTAGATTCTTAGATGAAAAAGGTGGGTGTAGCATGCATCCCGACAGACCTGGGGTTTGCTATCTTTACCCCTTTTCTAGCTGGCTTGAAAATGAAAAAGGAATTGCACGTGTTCATGCCACCTATCAGTTTACAGGAGATTGCCCCGGATTTTATCTGGCAGATACTTTGGATCCGATGAAAGATGAATTCAAAGATTATTCCAAAACAATTTACGATTACAACATGGCATCAAATAGAACTAATAGAGAGGGGTTCGGGTCTGTTAGTTTTAGCTAG
- a CDS encoding NAD(P)/FAD-dependent oxidoreductase, translated as MKIAVMGMGVAGSYLMARLKDSEHEVVGYERNVEEKHDSICAWGTIKPVLTDFCKKTGRDFNDFLIHDGKNMHVKMNNDVKFDIGLKGLCTYNKLGLIKDFIKDSKIIYGQAPKLEDLEKEYDMIVDCTGFNRVYLPKLKEDFFLPTYEYKVEYENGVPYDDFYIEPFPGMSGYFWYFPLGEKWAHIGAGDYNKQHIKATDEFLQKHGGKVIATKGRPIRLATPDRCKPYYSGKVVGVGESIGTVYALLGEGIIPSMQCVEIFLENMNDFKAYEKAVEEHYKVYAKVFNFVRAKIHKDFSFFKALPDFIAIFRYMKKHEDRFGMNIKIADLMKVAKA; from the coding sequence TTGAAGATTGCAGTAATGGGAATGGGGGTTGCAGGATCTTATCTCATGGCCAGACTAAAGGACTCAGAGCACGAGGTTGTAGGTTATGAAAGAAATGTTGAGGAAAAACATGATTCAATTTGTGCATGGGGAACAATAAAACCAGTGCTGACAGATTTTTGCAAAAAAACTGGAAGAGACTTTAATGACTTTTTGATTCATGACGGAAAAAACATGCATGTCAAAATGAACAATGATGTAAAGTTTGACATTGGATTAAAAGGGCTGTGTACATATAACAAATTAGGATTAATCAAAGATTTCATCAAAGATTCAAAGATAATTTATGGTCAAGCACCAAAGCTTGAAGATTTAGAAAAAGAGTATGATATGATAGTTGACTGTACTGGATTTAACAGAGTCTATCTGCCAAAGTTAAAGGAGGATTTCTTTTTGCCAACATACGAGTACAAGGTAGAATATGAGAATGGAGTTCCCTATGATGACTTTTACATAGAGCCATTTCCAGGAATGTCTGGATACTTTTGGTATTTCCCACTAGGTGAGAAATGGGCACATATTGGAGCAGGAGATTACAACAAACAACACATCAAGGCAACTGATGAATTTTTGCAAAAGCACGGAGGCAAAGTAATTGCAACAAAGGGCAGACCAATCAGACTTGCAACACCAGACAGATGTAAGCCATACTATTCAGGTAAAGTAGTTGGAGTTGGAGAATCAATTGGAACAGTTTACGCATTGTTAGGTGAGGGAATTATTCCATCAATGCAATGCGTCGAGATATTCCTAGAGAACATGAATGATTTCAAAGCTTATGAGAAAGCAGTAGAGGAGCACTACAAAGTGTATGCTAAAGTGTTTAATTTTGTCAGAGCAAAAATTCACAAGGACTTTAGTTTCTTCAAGGCATTACCAGATTTCATTGCAATATTTCGTTACATGAAAAAGCACGAAGACCGATTTGGAATGAATATCAAAATTGCAGATTTGATGAAAGTAGCTAAAGCCTAG
- a CDS encoding nitroreductase family protein: protein MDTIDAIKSRRSIKSFKNHQITKDEINQILECAILSPTSYNIQNWRFVIVTEQKLKDEMSHLSYGQKQVAEASLVIVLCADLKAWEKNPERYWKNVPEESRNYLVNGIKQAYSGNSELEKDQAIRSCGIAAQTIMLAAKSIGYDSCPMEGFDYDKVGKLINLPDDHIVTMMVVIGKSAKDPAPRGGQLPLSDVVFENSF, encoded by the coding sequence ATGGATACAATTGACGCAATAAAATCTCGCCGTTCAATTAAGAGTTTTAAAAATCACCAAATCACTAAAGATGAAATTAATCAGATTCTAGAATGTGCAATTTTGTCTCCAACTTCGTACAATATTCAAAACTGGAGATTCGTAATTGTTACAGAACAGAAACTCAAAGATGAAATGTCTCATCTATCCTATGGGCAAAAACAAGTTGCAGAAGCATCTCTAGTCATTGTACTGTGTGCTGACTTGAAGGCCTGGGAGAAAAATCCTGAGCGCTACTGGAAAAACGTTCCAGAAGAATCTCGAAATTATCTAGTCAACGGAATCAAGCAGGCATACTCAGGAAATTCTGAGCTTGAAAAAGATCAGGCAATTCGCTCTTGTGGTATTGCAGCTCAAACCATTATGCTTGCAGCAAAATCTATTGGGTATGACAGCTGTCCTATGGAGGGCTTTGATTATGACAAGGTTGGGAAATTGATCAATCTTCCTGATGATCACATAGTTACAATGATGGTAGTTATTGGAAAATCTGCAAAGGATCCTGCTCCCCGTGGTGGACAATTACCTCTATCTGATGTAGTCTTTGAGAATTCATTCTGA